From one Tsukamurella tyrosinosolvens genomic stretch:
- a CDS encoding SDR family oxidoreductase: MSATLITDPGPGAFADRTVVMSGGSRGIGLAVAVALAERGANVVLLAKTDDPDPRLPGTIHTAVAEIDAAAGRKGAAVGVVGDLRSDDNIARLVSTAVERFGGIDVCVNNASVLSTIPTAEITMNRYDLTQQVNTRGTFALTKACLPHLERAEEGRVVTLSPPLNLSPDWLGRYPAYMLGKYGMSLLTMGFAAEFADLGIAANCLWPETTIATAAVQNLLGGDEATAHARSPQIMADAAAVLLAQPLSVTGRCFLDAELVRGAGVADLRPYGGAEPIDYDLFVDPPA; encoded by the coding sequence ATGTCCGCCACCCTCATCACCGATCCGGGCCCGGGGGCCTTCGCCGACCGCACCGTCGTCATGTCCGGCGGCAGCCGGGGCATCGGCCTCGCGGTCGCGGTCGCGCTCGCCGAGCGGGGCGCGAACGTCGTGCTGTTGGCCAAGACCGACGATCCCGACCCCCGCCTGCCCGGGACGATCCACACCGCGGTCGCGGAGATCGACGCCGCGGCCGGGCGGAAGGGCGCTGCGGTCGGTGTGGTCGGCGACCTGCGTTCCGACGACAACATCGCCCGGCTCGTGAGCACCGCCGTGGAGCGGTTCGGCGGGATCGACGTGTGCGTCAACAACGCGAGCGTGCTGAGCACCATCCCGACCGCGGAGATCACCATGAATCGGTACGACCTCACGCAACAGGTGAACACGCGCGGTACCTTCGCGCTGACCAAGGCGTGCCTGCCGCACCTGGAGCGCGCCGAGGAGGGCCGTGTGGTCACGCTGTCGCCACCGCTCAACCTGTCGCCGGACTGGTTGGGACGCTACCCGGCGTACATGCTGGGCAAGTACGGGATGTCGCTGCTCACCATGGGATTCGCGGCCGAGTTCGCGGATCTCGGAATTGCGGCCAACTGCCTGTGGCCGGAGACGACGATCGCCACGGCCGCGGTGCAGAACCTGCTCGGCGGCGACGAGGCGACGGCGCACGCCCGCAGCCCGCAGATCATGGCCGACGCCGCGGCGGTGCTGCTGGCGCAGCCGCTCTCGGTAACCGGGCGGTGCTTCCTCGACGCCGAGCTGGTGCGCGGCGCGGGCGTTGCGGACCTGCGCCCGTACGGTGGCGCGGAGCCGATCGACTACGACCTGTTCGTCGATCCGCCTGCGTGA
- a CDS encoding helix-turn-helix domain-containing protein, whose translation MAGSTSATPHLKELGDFLRTCRGRLAPADVGLANTGTRRVSGLRREEVAQLAAISTDYYTRIEQGRLSPTTHVLDALVRALRLDPDQADYAVSLLDHAAQAPAKQTRRRPSRVRPQVLRLLDQLSETPSLVLGPRTDILAWNPLAAKVYADFDTMDPRELNYVRLIFTNPAMRELFVDWPSVARSCVAILRREAAANPADPALSALVGELTIADQQFGQWWAMRNVARQDFGTKILSHPEVGELVLDWEIFRYAGAPDQQLVLNSADADSPTRERLRRLLP comes from the coding sequence ATGGCTGGATCCACGAGCGCCACACCGCACCTGAAGGAACTCGGCGACTTCCTGCGCACCTGCCGCGGGCGCCTCGCGCCCGCCGACGTCGGCCTCGCGAACACCGGCACGCGCCGCGTCTCCGGGCTGCGGCGGGAGGAAGTGGCGCAGCTCGCGGCGATCAGCACCGACTACTACACGCGCATCGAGCAGGGCCGCCTGAGCCCGACAACGCACGTCCTCGACGCCCTCGTGCGGGCTCTCCGGCTCGACCCGGACCAGGCGGACTACGCGGTCAGCCTCCTCGACCACGCCGCGCAGGCGCCGGCGAAACAGACCAGGCGCCGCCCGTCGCGCGTCCGACCGCAGGTCCTGCGGCTGCTCGACCAGCTCTCCGAGACCCCCTCGCTCGTGCTCGGGCCACGCACCGACATCCTGGCGTGGAACCCACTGGCCGCCAAGGTCTACGCGGACTTCGACACGATGGATCCCCGCGAGCTCAACTACGTCCGCCTCATCTTCACGAACCCGGCGATGCGCGAGCTCTTCGTGGACTGGCCGTCGGTCGCCCGTTCGTGCGTCGCGATCCTGCGCCGCGAGGCGGCCGCGAACCCGGCCGATCCGGCGCTCTCCGCTCTCGTCGGCGAGCTCACGATCGCCGATCAGCAGTTCGGCCAGTGGTGGGCGATGCGCAACGTCGCGCGGCAGGACTTCGGCACTAAGATCCTCAGCCACCCCGAGGTGGGCGAACTCGTCCTCGACTGGGAGATCTTCCGCTACGCGGGCGCACCCGACCAGCAGCTCGTACTCAACTCCGCAGACGCGGACTCCCCCACCCGCGAGCGCCTGCGCCGCCTCCTCCCCTGA
- a CDS encoding alpha/beta hydrolase, protein MAENITTVTAKGWAWDIAVDLHFPPGFDESKTYPTVVSAHPTGSCKAQTSGNVYGAALAAAGFVVAAFDASFQGDSGGDPRSVEDPGFRTSDFSFVIDHLVTLPYVDADNIGVLAICGGAGYAVAATKIDRRIKALGTVVGSNVGRLMREGFAEYDPIGMLEEIAAQRTAQARGAAEQINDLLPPSVETAKAAGVGDIDVLEATAYYKTDRGQAPGGKTSFNFAYQGALADWDAYDRVETLLTQPLMVVIGDQPGAFASQRLSMELYGRAASKDKHLVVVDGASHYDLYDRPGPTGVALENLVPFFRARLG, encoded by the coding sequence ATGGCAGAGAACATCACCACCGTCACGGCCAAGGGGTGGGCGTGGGACATCGCCGTCGATCTCCACTTCCCGCCCGGGTTCGACGAGTCGAAGACCTACCCGACGGTCGTCTCGGCCCATCCGACCGGCAGTTGCAAGGCGCAGACCTCGGGCAACGTCTACGGCGCGGCGCTGGCGGCGGCGGGATTCGTGGTCGCGGCCTTCGACGCGTCCTTCCAGGGCGACAGCGGCGGCGATCCGCGATCGGTGGAGGATCCTGGCTTCCGAACCAGTGACTTCAGCTTCGTCATCGACCACCTGGTGACGCTGCCCTACGTCGACGCCGACAACATCGGCGTGCTGGCGATCTGTGGCGGCGCCGGGTACGCGGTGGCGGCGACGAAGATCGACCGCCGGATCAAGGCGCTGGGCACCGTCGTCGGCAGCAACGTGGGCCGGCTCATGCGGGAGGGCTTCGCCGAGTACGACCCGATCGGCATGCTCGAGGAGATCGCCGCGCAGCGCACCGCCCAGGCGCGCGGCGCCGCCGAGCAGATCAACGACCTGCTGCCTCCGTCGGTGGAGACGGCGAAGGCGGCCGGTGTCGGCGACATCGACGTTCTCGAGGCCACCGCCTACTACAAGACCGACCGCGGCCAGGCGCCCGGCGGGAAGACGAGCTTCAACTTCGCGTATCAGGGCGCGTTGGCGGACTGGGACGCCTACGACCGTGTCGAGACCCTGCTGACGCAGCCCCTGATGGTCGTGATCGGCGACCAGCCCGGCGCCTTCGCCTCGCAACGGCTGAGCATGGAGCTCTACGGCCGCGCCGCGTCGAAGGACAAGCACCTCGTCGTGGTCGACGGCGCCTCGCACTACGACCTCTACGACCGCCCCGGCCCGACCGGCGTCGCGCTCGAGAACCTCGTACCGTTCTTCCGAGCCCGCCTGGGCTGA
- the mftR gene encoding mycofactocin system transcriptional regulator (MftR, the mycofactocin system transcriptional regulator, is an uncharacterized TetR family DNA-binding transcription factor. Its role is inferred by context. It occurs as part of the biosynthesis locus for mycofactocin, a partially characterized electron carrier derived from the terminal Val-Tyr dipeptide of the precursor peptide MftA, through a radical SAM enzyme-mediated process.), which translates to MAPRGRSGPLGGRPSATTRGHLSGIAIDLFIENGFDETSVDDIAAAAGIARRTLFRYYPSKNSLAWGEFDDHLDGLRGLLDEADGTGTLGTELRDAIVAFNQVPESEREHHRRRMHLLLTVPALQAHSMLMYADWRQVIAEHVARRLGLSPENHTPQTLAWMALGVALAAYDQWLRRPEADLEELLRSGCELLIAAADAPAERVEPGP; encoded by the coding sequence ATGGCCCCTCGCGGACGTAGCGGACCGCTCGGCGGGCGCCCCTCCGCGACGACGCGCGGCCACCTCAGCGGCATCGCCATCGACCTGTTCATCGAGAACGGATTCGACGAGACGAGCGTCGACGACATCGCGGCCGCGGCGGGGATCGCCCGGCGCACGCTGTTCCGCTACTACCCGTCGAAGAACTCGCTCGCGTGGGGCGAGTTCGACGATCACCTGGACGGGCTGCGCGGGCTCCTGGACGAGGCGGACGGCACCGGCACGCTCGGCACCGAGCTGCGGGACGCGATCGTCGCCTTCAACCAGGTGCCCGAATCCGAGCGCGAGCACCATCGCCGCCGGATGCACCTACTCCTGACCGTGCCCGCGCTGCAGGCGCATTCGATGCTCATGTACGCGGACTGGCGGCAGGTGATCGCCGAGCACGTCGCGCGCCGCCTCGGCCTCTCCCCGGAGAACCACACCCCGCAGACGCTCGCGTGGATGGCTCTCGGCGTCGCGCTCGCCGCCTACGACCAGTGGCTCCGGCGGCCGGAGGCTGATCTCGAGGAACTCCTCCGCAGCGGCTGCGAGCTCCTCATCGCGGCCGCCGACGCACCGGCGGAACGGGTCGAGCCCGGTCCGTGA
- the mftA gene encoding mycofactocin precursor MftA (Mycofactocin is a small molecule electron carrier derived from the final two amino acids, Val-Tyr, of MftA, the mycofactocin precursor. It plays a role in redox homeostasis and the metabolism of alcohols and aldehydes in Actinobacteria, including Mycobacterium tuberculosis.) → MSDKETATQDELVTESLVEEVSIDGMCGVY, encoded by the coding sequence ATGTCCGACAAGGAGACTGCGACGCAGGACGAGCTCGTGACGGAATCGTTGGTGGAGGAAGTATCCATCGACGGCATGTGCGGCGTGTACTGA
- the mftB gene encoding mycofactocin biosynthesis chaperone MftB (MftB, a small protein, is a peptide chaperone that assists the radical SAM enzyme MftC in performing two modifications to the C-terminal Val-Tyr dipeptide of the mycofactocin precursor peptide, MftA. MftB's role is analogous to the role of PqqD in the biosynthesis of PQQ, a cofactor that derives entirely from a Tyr and a Glu in the precursor PqqA.), translating into MTTAHAPAPGGPVAAGADAPTVSFDPDTAWAINPRVAVRPEPFGALLYHFGTRKLSFLKNLVVVDVVRSLHEHRSAAAALDAAGIAADDRPPYLSALDALARSGMIVPAADQE; encoded by the coding sequence ATGACGACCGCGCACGCGCCGGCTCCCGGCGGCCCTGTGGCCGCCGGGGCCGACGCCCCCACCGTGTCCTTCGACCCCGACACCGCCTGGGCGATCAACCCCCGCGTCGCGGTCCGCCCCGAGCCCTTCGGCGCGCTGCTCTACCACTTCGGCACCCGGAAGCTCTCGTTCCTCAAGAACCTCGTCGTCGTCGACGTGGTGCGGTCCCTGCACGAGCATCGAAGCGCCGCAGCCGCGCTCGACGCCGCGGGCATCGCCGCCGACGACCGCCCCCCGTACCTCAGCGCGCTCGACGCGCTCGCCCGATCCGGGATGATCGTCCCGGCCGCCGACCAGGAGTGA
- the mftC gene encoding mycofactocin radical SAM maturase (MftC is a radical SAM/SPASM enzyme that catalyzes the first two steps in biosynthesis of the electron carrier mycofactocin from the terminal Val-Tyr dipeptide of the precursor peptide MftA.): MTTLERPRPAPVGRLVDQFERGLEAPICLTWELTYACNLACVHCLSSSGKRDPRELSTEQCKAIIDELQRMQVFYVNIGGGEPTVRPDFWELVDYATAHQVGVKFSTNGLRIDEKVAQRLAASDYVDVQISLDGATAEVNDAVRGPGSFAMAITALEHLAAAGFRDAKISVVMTRQNVAQLDDFKALADRYGATLRITRLRPSGRGADVWDDLHPLPEQQRELYDWLVAHGDGVLTGDSFFHLSAFGGNDSAGALPGLNLCGAGRVVCLIDPVGDVYACPFAIHENFLAGNVTGDGGFQEVWQRSELFRSLREPQSAGACTQCSFFDSCRGGCMAAKFFTGLPMDGPDPECVQGYGESLLAGERTKPTANKDHSRGVPLTLMTRPPSRDCDENPLAGFAPTTATGCSATGCS, encoded by the coding sequence ATGACCACCCTCGAAAGGCCCCGCCCCGCCCCCGTCGGCCGCCTCGTCGACCAGTTCGAACGCGGCCTCGAAGCCCCGATCTGCCTGACCTGGGAGCTCACCTACGCCTGCAACCTCGCGTGCGTGCACTGCCTCTCCAGCTCCGGCAAGCGCGACCCCCGCGAGCTCAGCACCGAGCAGTGCAAGGCGATCATCGACGAGTTGCAGCGCATGCAGGTATTCTACGTCAACATCGGCGGCGGCGAGCCCACCGTGCGCCCCGACTTCTGGGAGCTCGTCGACTACGCCACTGCGCACCAGGTCGGCGTGAAGTTCTCCACCAACGGCCTGCGCATCGATGAGAAGGTCGCGCAGCGCCTCGCCGCCTCCGACTACGTCGACGTGCAGATCTCGCTCGACGGTGCCACCGCCGAGGTCAACGACGCCGTGCGCGGCCCCGGCTCCTTCGCCATGGCGATCACGGCCCTCGAGCACCTCGCCGCAGCGGGCTTCCGCGACGCCAAGATCAGCGTCGTCATGACCCGGCAGAACGTCGCCCAACTCGACGATTTCAAGGCCCTCGCCGACCGCTACGGCGCCACCCTGCGCATCACCCGCCTCCGCCCGTCGGGCCGCGGCGCCGACGTCTGGGACGACCTGCACCCCCTGCCCGAGCAGCAACGCGAGCTCTACGACTGGCTCGTCGCCCACGGCGACGGCGTGCTCACCGGGGACTCGTTCTTCCACCTCTCCGCGTTCGGCGGGAACGACAGTGCCGGGGCCCTCCCCGGACTCAACCTCTGCGGCGCGGGCCGCGTCGTCTGCCTCATCGATCCGGTCGGCGACGTCTACGCCTGCCCCTTCGCGATTCACGAGAACTTCCTGGCGGGCAACGTCACCGGCGACGGCGGCTTCCAGGAGGTGTGGCAGCGCTCCGAGCTGTTCCGCTCCCTCCGCGAGCCGCAGAGCGCCGGCGCGTGCACGCAGTGCAGCTTCTTCGACTCCTGCCGCGGCGGCTGCATGGCCGCCAAGTTCTTCACCGGCCTGCCCATGGACGGGCCGGATCCGGAGTGCGTGCAGGGCTACGGCGAATCGCTGCTGGCGGGGGAGCGCACGAAACCCACCGCCAACAAGGACCACTCGCGCGGCGTGCCGCTCACGCTGATGACCCGGCCGCCGTCGCGCGACTGCGACGAGAACCCGCTCGCCGGGTTCGCCCCCACCACCGCCACCGGCTGCTCAGCCACCGGCTGCTCCTGA
- the mftD gene encoding pre-mycofactocin synthase MftD (MftD, an enzyme found in the mycofactocin biosynthesis locus, performs an oxidative deamination of 3-amino-5-[(p-hydroxyphenyl)methyl]-4,4-dimethyl-2-pyrrolidinone (AHDP). The resulting compound, now called pre-mycofactocin (PMFT), is a biologically active redox cofactor that can oxidize the non-exchangeable NADH of TIGR03971 family SDR-type oxidoreductases.): protein MSRLSALAEHNPWRRNPWFESVHEAQNRARKRLPRTVYSSLIAGTQGGVTLDDNTRAFTELGFAPHVVGAKAERNLTTKVMGQELSFPVMISPTGVQAVDPDGEVAVARAAAARGTAMGLSSFASKPVEEVTAVNDKVFFQIYWLGSREEILARAQRAKDAGCTGLIVTTDWVFNIGRDWGSPEIPEKVDLKALARLAPEIALKPRYALDWIRDGRIIVPDLTTPNLVDRGATGPTFFGAYGQWMNTPPPTWEDLQWLREQWGGEFMVKGITRLDDARRAVEIGATAISVSNHGGNNLDGTPASIRALGPIADAVGADLDVLLDGGIRRGSDVVKALALGAKAVMIGRAYLWGLAANGQAGVENVLDLLRMGVDSTLMGLGRGDVAELSRDDLIIPEGFDRVLGA, encoded by the coding sequence ATGTCCCGACTCTCCGCACTCGCCGAGCACAACCCCTGGCGGCGCAACCCCTGGTTCGAGTCCGTGCACGAGGCGCAGAACCGCGCGCGGAAACGCCTGCCCCGCACCGTCTACTCGTCGCTCATCGCCGGCACGCAGGGCGGCGTCACCCTCGACGACAACACCCGCGCCTTCACCGAGCTGGGCTTCGCGCCGCACGTGGTCGGCGCGAAGGCCGAGCGCAACCTCACCACCAAGGTGATGGGGCAGGAGCTCTCGTTCCCGGTGATGATCTCCCCGACGGGCGTCCAGGCCGTCGACCCCGACGGCGAGGTGGCCGTCGCCCGGGCGGCCGCCGCGCGCGGCACCGCAATGGGCCTGTCGAGCTTCGCCAGCAAGCCGGTGGAGGAGGTGACCGCGGTCAACGACAAGGTCTTCTTCCAGATCTACTGGCTCGGCAGCCGCGAGGAGATCCTCGCCCGCGCACAGCGCGCCAAGGACGCCGGCTGCACGGGCCTCATCGTGACCACCGACTGGGTCTTCAACATCGGCCGCGACTGGGGCAGCCCCGAGATCCCGGAGAAGGTGGACCTCAAGGCCCTCGCACGCCTCGCCCCCGAGATCGCCCTCAAGCCGCGGTACGCCCTCGACTGGATCCGCGACGGCCGCATCATCGTTCCCGACCTCACCACGCCCAACCTCGTGGACCGCGGCGCCACCGGCCCCACGTTCTTCGGCGCCTACGGCCAGTGGATGAACACGCCGCCGCCCACCTGGGAGGACCTGCAGTGGCTCCGTGAGCAGTGGGGCGGCGAGTTCATGGTCAAGGGCATCACCCGCCTCGACGACGCGCGCCGCGCCGTCGAGATCGGCGCCACCGCCATCTCCGTCTCCAACCACGGCGGCAACAACCTCGACGGCACGCCCGCCTCGATCCGCGCGCTCGGCCCCATCGCCGACGCCGTGGGCGCCGACCTCGACGTCCTGCTCGACGGCGGCATCCGCCGCGGCAGCGACGTGGTCAAGGCGCTCGCCCTCGGCGCGAAGGCCGTCATGATCGGCCGCGCCTACCTCTGGGGCCTCGCCGCCAACGGGCAGGCGGGCGTCGAGAACGTCCTCGACCTGCTGCGCATGGGCGTCGACTCGACCCTCATGGGCCTGGGCCGCGGCGACGTCGCCGAGCTCAGCCGGGACGACCTGATCATCCCCGAGGGCTTCGACCGCGTCCTCGGCGCGTGA